Proteins encoded together in one Impatiens glandulifera chromosome 1, dImpGla2.1, whole genome shotgun sequence window:
- the LOC124929485 gene encoding uncharacterized protein LOC124929485 — protein MDHLWQSVKDKFEAENMDNYRDATLRHMKDLWNTWRSNNHLNHIFRHSGNLEAIKADKPKEITQEDWEWLFTHRYNTDQFKKVSSTNRRNRQNVKYVHHTGSKSFTQLEREIELRDGRPPAFEDVFLETRIKKDRTVDPDVQLKVDEMRSMREKNPSISNIDLIESVFGNQSHGYVIGMGGGVLISQVRDIQSKQSLRHQNLCLQTRIEDVERAHQTELENLRAQRLNDKLEMEEARLKDKLENQESRLNDKLEMDKKIAAMMSQFLGTTSTSMPPTTTSSNSGLLNLDDEQIDFEKV, from the exons ATGGATCATTTGTGGCAGTCTGTTAAG GATAAATTTGAGGCAGAGAATATGGATAATTATCGAGACGCCACGTTAAGACATATGAAAGATCTTTGGAACACGTGGAGGTCAAATAATCACCTCAATCATATCTTTCGACATTCCGGTAATTTAGAAGCAATTAAAGCGGACAAACCTAAAGAAATTACACAGGAGGACTGGGAGTGGTTGTTTACCCATCGATATAACACAGATCAATTCAAG AAAGTAAGCTCAACGAATAGAAGGAATAGACAAAATGTGAAATATGTTCACCACACTGGAAGCAAGTCATTTACTCAATTAGAACGAGAAATA gaGTTGAGAGATGGACGTCCTCCAGCATTCGAAGACGTTTTTCTTGAGACTCGAATTAAAAAAGATAGAACCGTTGATCCTGATGTCCAATTGAAAGtt GATGAAATGCGttcaatgagagagaaaaatccttcaatttcaaatattgaTTTAATAGAGTCTGTTTTCGGTAATCAAAGTCATGGATATGTGATCGGAATGGGTGGGGGAGTGTTGATTTCACAAGTGAGAGATATTCAATCAAAACAATCTCTTCGCCACCAGAATTTATGTCTTCAAACAAGAATAGAAGATGTTGAAAGAGCTCATCAAACGGAATTGGAAAATCTACGAGCCCAGAGATTAAATGATAAACTTGAGATGGAAGAGGCGAGATTAAAGGATAAACTAGAGAATCAAGAGTCAAGATTAAATGATAAACTCGAGATGGATAAAAAAATTGCAGCTATGATGTCACAATTTTTGGGAACTACATCTACATCGATGCCTCCCACAACAACGTCTTCTAATTCAG GTTTGCTAAATTTGGATGACGAacaaattgattttgaaaaggTGTAG